The Spirochaetota bacterium genome has a segment encoding these proteins:
- a CDS encoding response regulator transcription factor has protein sequence MHATSKILIVDDHPIFRKGLSQLLGEEKDLVVCGEAEDAFEAERLIAKLKPDLVIVDITLRDTSGLELLRHVRERYEDLPVLVLSMHDESIYAERVLRAGARGYIMKQEMSGSVVQAVRQVLAGKIFASQAVVERMLGRLASPAQGGGDDPVAALSDRELEVFRLVGRGCARRQIASKLNVSVKTVGTYRDKIREKLGIGNSAELVRRAIDWAKREDREP, from the coding sequence ATGCACGCTACGTCAAAAATCCTGATAGTCGACGACCATCCCATCTTCCGCAAGGGACTCTCCCAGCTCCTGGGCGAGGAAAAGGACCTGGTCGTGTGCGGCGAGGCCGAGGACGCCTTCGAGGCCGAACGCCTCATCGCGAAGCTGAAGCCGGACCTCGTCATCGTGGACATCACGCTCAGGGACACGAGCGGCCTGGAGCTGCTGCGCCACGTGCGCGAGCGCTATGAAGACCTGCCGGTGCTGGTGCTTTCCATGCACGACGAATCCATTTACGCCGAGAGGGTGCTCAGGGCCGGGGCGCGCGGCTACATCATGAAGCAGGAGATGAGCGGCAGCGTGGTCCAGGCCGTGCGCCAGGTGCTCGCGGGCAAGATCTTCGCGAGCCAGGCCGTCGTGGAGCGCATGCTGGGGCGGCTCGCCTCCCCGGCACAGGGCGGGGGCGACGACCCCGTCGCCGCGCTCTCGGACAGGGAGCTCGAGGTATTCCGGCTTGTCGGCAGGGGATGTGCGCGCAGGCAGATAGCCTCGAAGCTCAACGTGAGCGTGAAGACCGTGGGCACCTACCGCGACAAGATACGGGAAAAGCTCGGAATAGGAAACTCGGCGGAGCTGGTCCGCCGCGCGATCGACTGGGCGAAGCGCGAGGACCGGGAGCCGTAG
- a CDS encoding PAS domain-containing sensor histidine kinase, whose translation MREETSGRGEGGDRLRELEKRVSELESVERKMRLAEETLQVSEKKYRTIFLNTGTATILIEEDTTIAMVNAEFEKLSGFSRGEVEGKKSWQVFIAPEDLGFMLEYHRLRRSGEERAPRNYECRLIDKSGGVRTCAMTVAMIPGTAQSVASLMDITERIRAGEALRESEERYRLLVETMNEGLGIQDAHGVITYVNPRICEMMGYPREEIMGKPTIELLEERYRPLWQAQMEKKGGDRYEPYEVAWKDRSGQPIHTIVSPKPLFDAKGNFSGSFAVFTDISGRKKAEKALALSEEKFSKAFRSSPVAVTITTIGEGRFIDVNESFQKITGWERGEIIDHTVADLRIWPDAEYRVDLVGRLRAQGSLHNIEVQFRVRSGEMRTGIYSAELIDLQGTGCLISVFADVTEQRRLERELVNISERERRKIGQDLHDDLQQHLIGIEALSALLGRRLARGSRGTGQLAREIGELIREAVEKTRRLARGLCPVYLDENGLVAALGELAASVSGAFSIECVFAHDEDVAITDNTTAVNLFHITQEAVGNAVRHGRARRVEVRLARAGDDIVIEVSDDGCGFDPRTVSAGGMGLGIMRHRARTIGGGFDILPREGGGTVLRCTLRQKS comes from the coding sequence GTGCGGGAGGAGACATCCGGGCGCGGTGAAGGGGGGGATCGGCTCAGGGAGCTCGAGAAGCGCGTAAGCGAGCTCGAATCCGTCGAGCGGAAGATGCGCCTTGCCGAGGAGACCCTCCAGGTCTCCGAAAAGAAATACCGCACCATATTCCTGAATACCGGGACCGCGACCATCCTCATCGAAGAGGATACCACCATCGCCATGGTGAACGCCGAATTCGAGAAGCTTTCCGGCTTTTCGCGCGGGGAGGTCGAGGGAAAAAAGAGCTGGCAGGTATTTATCGCCCCCGAGGACCTGGGCTTCATGCTCGAATACCACCGGCTGCGGCGCTCCGGCGAGGAACGCGCGCCGCGGAACTACGAGTGCCGCCTCATCGACAAGTCCGGGGGGGTGCGCACCTGCGCCATGACCGTCGCCATGATTCCCGGCACCGCGCAGAGCGTCGCCTCGCTTATGGACATCACCGAGCGCATCCGCGCGGGGGAGGCGCTCAGGGAGAGCGAGGAGCGCTACCGTCTGCTCGTGGAGACGATGAACGAGGGGCTGGGAATCCAGGACGCGCACGGGGTGATCACGTATGTGAATCCGCGCATCTGCGAAATGATGGGCTACCCCAGGGAGGAGATCATGGGGAAGCCCACGATCGAGCTGCTCGAAGAGCGCTATCGTCCCCTGTGGCAGGCGCAGATGGAAAAAAAGGGCGGCGACCGCTACGAGCCATATGAAGTCGCCTGGAAGGACAGGAGCGGCCAGCCGATCCACACCATCGTATCGCCCAAGCCGCTGTTCGATGCGAAGGGCAATTTTTCCGGAAGCTTCGCCGTGTTCACCGACATATCCGGGCGCAAGAAGGCGGAAAAGGCGCTCGCGCTTTCCGAGGAAAAATTTTCCAAGGCCTTCCGGTCGAGCCCCGTCGCCGTGACCATTACCACGATCGGGGAGGGGCGCTTTATCGACGTGAACGAGAGCTTCCAGAAGATCACGGGCTGGGAACGCGGTGAGATCATCGACCACACGGTGGCGGACCTGCGCATCTGGCCGGACGCGGAATACCGGGTGGACCTGGTGGGACGTCTCCGGGCGCAGGGAAGCCTTCACAACATCGAGGTGCAGTTCCGCGTGCGCAGCGGGGAGATGCGCACCGGCATCTACTCGGCTGAGCTTATCGATCTGCAGGGGACGGGCTGCCTCATCTCGGTGTTCGCGGACGTGACCGAGCAGCGCAGGCTCGAACGCGAGCTCGTGAATATCAGCGAACGGGAGCGCAGGAAAATCGGACAGGACCTGCACGACGATCTGCAGCAGCATCTTATCGGCATAGAAGCCCTTTCCGCGCTCCTGGGAAGGCGGCTTGCCCGCGGGTCCAGGGGGACGGGTCAGCTCGCGCGCGAGATAGGGGAGCTTATTCGCGAGGCGGTCGAGAAGACGAGGCGCCTGGCGCGGGGATTGTGCCCCGTGTACCTGGACGAAAACGGGCTTGTCGCGGCCCTGGGAGAGCTCGCGGCGTCCGTGTCCGGGGCGTTCTCGATCGAGTGCGTCTTCGCGCACGACGAGGACGTCGCCATCACGGACAACACCACGGCCGTCAACCTGTTTCACATAACGCAGGAGGCCGTGGGAAACGCCGTGCGCCACGGCCGCGCGCGGCGGGTGGAGGTGCGGCTCGCGCGCGCCGGGGACGATATCGTCATCGAGGTCTCCGACGACGGGTGCGGGTTCGATCCCCGGACGGTGAGCGCGGGCGGGATGGGGCTGGGCATCATGCGCCACAGGGCGCGGACGATAGGCGGGGGGTTCGATATTCTTCCGCGCGAGGGAGGGGGCACGGTACTGCGATGCACGCTACGTCAAAAATCCTGA
- a CDS encoding STAS domain-containing protein — protein sequence MKRQVVWVQRDGCIEVEICTDSIDFFNASIILKSIQHVLEETRYPNTIINMKNVTDLSSTGVGLLMEIKSILLHNGRDLSIVCVDKSILSVFYITNMKSYFDIRTHLESAAQQYACG from the coding sequence ATGAAACGTCAGGTGGTATGGGTGCAGCGCGACGGCTGCATCGAGGTCGAAATCTGTACCGATTCCATCGACTTCTTCAACGCCTCGATCATCCTTAAAAGTATCCAGCACGTCCTTGAAGAGACCCGCTACCCCAACACCATCATCAACATGAAGAACGTGACCGATCTCAGCTCGACCGGGGTGGGCCTGCTCATGGAGATCAAGAGCATCCTCCTTCATAACGGAAGGGACCTCTCCATAGTCTGCGTCGACAAATCGATCCTCTCGGTCTTCTACATCACCAATATGAAGTCGTATTTCGATATCCGCACCCACCTGGAATCGGCCGCGCAGCAGTATGCGTGCGGCTAA